The Lujinxingia litoralis genome has a window encoding:
- a CDS encoding tetratricopeptide repeat protein, with translation MVVDRIKASSGLMKTLLGLCLMVCALATASPAMAQGTSMLETIRGANDAFEAEDYQTAYDLYSRAYAELPEPTILYRMGQAAEQLGMYREAIEHYTTYLDEGQDIEFIGRIAEVVPMLREKVPAMLEIASVPAGATIVGVDEAGVETELGQTPATVDVGPGPVTVVLRAQGYEEVIWQEDAQAEGSYAWSPEMVAEPVAMVVEDDLEVRESGGSLGAWGWTTAGLGVAALATGGVFTLLQQSATESVNSYDKRAIGATRDELEGYKNDANGYFETARVTYIAGGVLTAAGLGMIIYQATQGDTTEEQALSFEGGVSSDGGFVGLRGRF, from the coding sequence ATGGTGGTCGATCGAATCAAGGCTTCGAGCGGTCTTATGAAGACGCTGCTCGGGCTGTGCCTGATGGTCTGCGCGCTGGCGACAGCGTCGCCGGCGATGGCTCAGGGCACCTCGATGCTGGAGACGATCCGCGGAGCGAATGACGCCTTTGAGGCTGAGGACTACCAGACGGCCTACGATCTTTACAGCCGCGCCTATGCGGAGCTTCCCGAGCCGACGATTCTCTACCGGATGGGGCAGGCTGCCGAGCAGCTGGGGATGTATCGGGAGGCGATTGAGCATTACACCACGTACCTGGATGAAGGGCAGGATATCGAATTCATCGGCCGAATTGCCGAGGTCGTGCCGATGCTTCGCGAGAAGGTGCCGGCGATGCTCGAGATCGCCAGTGTGCCGGCAGGCGCCACGATCGTGGGCGTGGATGAGGCCGGCGTGGAGACGGAGCTGGGACAGACGCCGGCGACGGTAGACGTGGGGCCGGGGCCGGTGACGGTGGTGCTTCGCGCACAGGGGTATGAGGAGGTCATCTGGCAGGAAGACGCTCAGGCCGAGGGCAGCTACGCCTGGAGCCCGGAGATGGTCGCGGAGCCCGTGGCGATGGTCGTGGAGGACGACCTGGAGGTGCGCGAGAGCGGGGGCTCGCTCGGCGCCTGGGGCTGGACCACGGCCGGGCTCGGGGTTGCGGCGCTGGCCACCGGTGGCGTCTTTACCTTGCTTCAGCAGAGCGCCACGGAGTCGGTGAACTCCTATGATAAGCGCGCTATCGGGGCGACTCGTGACGAGCTGGAAGGATATAAAAACGACGCTAATGGCTATTTTGAGACGGCGCGGGTGACCTACATTGCCGGCGGGGTGCTGACGGCAGCGGGTCTGGGCATGATCATTTACCAGGCCACTCAGGGCGATACGACCGAAGAGCAGGCGCTGAGTTTTGAGGGCGGTGTCAGCTCGGATGGTGGCTTCGTCGGGTTGCGCGGCCGCTTCTGA